From Brassica rapa cultivar Chiifu-401-42 chromosome A06, CAAS_Brap_v3.01, whole genome shotgun sequence:
CTTAACTTTTTAAGTACCGTGACTAATACATCCCACTTACTGAGTACTTGTCCTATTTCTATGAGTAGCTTGCAGTCATTTTTGATCTTAGTGGTATGGTGTTCTGTTTTTCGGGGTGTGATGTATAGGTTAAGAGGAACGGCGATAGGAGCAAATAACAGGATGGATTTGCTGTCACTAGTGACGAGTGGTGTGAACGATGAGGAAGGAAGTAGCACAGAAGAAGACATTCTTGGGGTAGTTGAAAATTGGAGAGACGATGAAACTCACAACCCGGATATACCTGCCGTCTCACACAAGAGGGGTATGACTCCCTTCGTCTTCGTCCCGTTCGAAGAGGCAAGTAACAAAAAGATTGCTTTATATGTATCCCTTTGTTGGTTTCAAGTCTATATACAGCTAATTTGATATGAATCTGTTTTTTGTGATTCAGGTTGAACAATCGGTCTTGAACTTACCTCCAGAGAAAATGGATTACTTTGTCACCGGCTAGAGTGACGCATCGCATCAACGCCTATCTCAATGTACAAAGAAGATGATATATCAATGTAGAATATAATGTTTGCATGCTTTATTTGATTATTATGACTACAACATTACTACTAGTGTGTCTGTTTGTTGCTGTTACAAGGCGCAGTGTGACATTTTGTTGTTTACATATAAACATGCAAGAAGCTTTAataatgtaatgttttatgttttattcaacaAACGCAAAGCAAGAGAGCTTGATCAGATGCTAGATTTGAGGAGCTTGGACTCCTCTGTGTAAACCAGATGCTTCCAAGACGGGTTTCGAGGAAGAAACGTTTCCTGCCAAGAAGACGAGCTTTCAtcataagagaaaaaaaaaataatggaacATGAATCGCAAGAGGAGGAAGAGTCAACTTACGGAAACGTAGGAGCAAGTGGGCACGATGGAGAAAGAGCGTGAGGAGGCGTGTTCGAAGGCAGCGACGCAGAGATGCGAAGCTAAACCCAATCCTCCTTTAGACGACGGCACGTAAGTTCGAACCAAGTCCATGACAGTCCCGTTGTTCATCATCTTGTATTCAATGAAAGCTTCGTGGTCCTCCGTCTCGAATCTATGCCTCCCTTCGTTCCACTCAATCTTCGGTTTATTCTCCGTCGCCATTTCTGAACTTTCTCACTTCCATTCCCGACCACGAGTGAGTTGTTTGTTTTATCTTGTCTTTACTAAACCGGAACAAACCGGTTGAAtgtttgaaaaaagaaaaccaCCAAGAGTGATTCTCGTTGTTTTATCTCGTCTTTGCTAAACCGAAACGAACCGGTTAAAtgattaaataacaaaaaatcgTAATCTCCGTACACGTGGCGCACGATGAAGGCTGTTGTGTCTGTGTGTTAGTTGCTTTGCCTTGCTTGGGTCGTGAAGTAAAGCGTTTTCCAGAGAAAAGGAAGTCAAAAAGAATCTTTGAGAGTTCACAGGAGTGGATGGGGGACACGAAGGTGGAGACAATCTCGAGATTAGCTCAATGGCGGATTGAAAACTTTGGACCTTGCTCTTTCAAAAAGTCTGATCCTTTCAAAGTTGGAATCTGGAATTGGTAAAATCAtctaagttttgattttttattttttttataattctgtTTGTGCTCTATTGATTGATTCATGTGTGTTTGGATTGATGAAGGCATCTGTCTATAGAGAGGAATCGTTACCTATCTGTTAGGCTCTTCCCAGAACTCTCTCGTGTATCCAAGGAACAACCTCCTATTGCTAAATTTGTTCTTCGTGTCTCCAACGTTGGCCCTAACCGTAGGCTATACATCTCTCCTGGTATGTGGAATCCTGTTCGTTATGTAACTTGTCTTGTGGTGGTTGTTGAAGTTAATTAGTGCCTATTGTAGTGTATGAGAAGCTGTTGCGTACAACTGATGATTGTGTGTGGCATGTGGATTCAAGCTTCCACGGTCGGTTCACCATTGATGTCGAGTTCCTTGATCTCAAAACCTGCCCTTTGAATGTAAGTTTTGAGAATTGTTTTAATTAAGATGCAAATTTGAACAACTCTCTAGCGTTTAATTATGCCAGGGTGGTGAAGCTTCACCTGTTTGGCCAACGGATACAACAATGCAATCAATCTCAACTCAAACCACTCTCAAATGCCTATCCCGTATGCTAGAAGAAAACATCCTCTCCGACGTAACCATCCACACATCCGGCGGCACGCTCTCCGCTCACAAAGCCATCCTCTCGTCCAGCTCCAACGTCTTCAAAAGCATGTTCCATCACGACCTCAAGGAAAAAGAGTCCTCCACCATCCACATCGACGACATGTCTAGAGAGTCTTGCATGGCGCTCCTGAGCTACCTCTACGGTAACATAACGCAAGAAGACTTCTGGAAACACAGGCTCGCGCTTCTCGGTGCTGCCAACAAGTACGATATCACGGATCTGAAAGCGGCCTGTGAGGAGAGCCTGATGGAAGATATTAACTCCGGGAACGTGCTTGAGAGGCTGCAAGAGGCGTGGCTTTATCAGCTGGAGAAACTGAAGAAAGGGTGTTTGATGTATTTGTTTGATTTCGGCAAGATTTATGATGTCAGAGAGGAGATCAGCGGTTTCTTCAGGCAGGCTGATCGTGAGCTGATGCTGGAGATGTTTCAGGAGGTGTTGTCGGTTTGGAAACCGGTttgagaaatattatattatactttGAAACATTGGTTTCAAAATGTTCGAGTTTGATGATTGGTGTTTTTGTGTCTATAATCATATGATATCTTGTTTTCTTGTGGTGTGTCTGTAACAACTAACAAAGAACacacttgattttttttggctGTAATCTTGTATAGTATGAGCACGGTTGCCTCTAGCTAGATCTCTGCGCCTAGGTATTTGTAATTGAGCCCGAACCAAAGTATCTGAATCTATGCACCTGCTCTGAGATATGTGAAGAATCAGTTAAGTGGTGTTTTGGATTTTGGATATTCCCTGTATATTATTTGataagcattgcaacatttttttgtagccacgtgtcatcactagcatgattcttagaattcttaaaaaaattgattggtccatctaaatatataataacctttttattaaaccacaataaatacattattaatgtgcttcattatttccttaaataagattacggaattgcctaatgtggctaaaatatatatgacaattaatgattttgaataataaagatttgataaaaataagtgtgtactataattatatttgtttaattttaagttattaaaataaattaaacaatcatagtaaccatataataaaaattaaaaaaattatttatatattatattttgaatttttaaaaacgggtataaattactaaaactgttaaaagtttcacattcaaattttgtgatctatgatttaaaacttttgttatgacatgatacaaataattaaaaaataatataagttgaaagtctcatttaataagtatcaaaaataaaagatatataaatatatgtatcattttaaattaaactatatgccatataaaaatacataaatatcttaattttgaaatttactttgaattttttttgataaaaaatttgaaaaattattgacaacttaattttttaaaatattataaattgcttaaaccattaatctcacagtgaaaattttgttatcactaatttagactttttgctataacagatgcaaatgataaaaaaaaatatgagcaaaaaacatcatctaataaatattaatattaaaatataccatatatatgttactatcatttaaatttaattatatatcatatcaaattggaaaaaatatttttttgacttataaaatttatatatatgttcgcaccaatttaattatataagtagtagataatgactttttaattattcaatatatatttattatttcataatatgttataaacatataatatataaaataatttttatatataatgttcatcccgtgcaaggcgcggatcttaacctagttataTCTGAATTTGATCCCAACTCAAACTAAAAAAGCTCCAAAAACTCaattctaaattctaaattagttgaaataaatatatcaaatacttatgtttatgtttattattatttttatccaAAACGAACCAAAGTATTATTTATCGAATCCAAAATAGATGAAAGATAGATTGTAGacaatattataatatctatcCAAACCTGAAATAATATTTAACCGAACCTATATAAAACTTGAAAGAAATTTATGAAGTTAGAAtccaaaaatctgaaaaattcaATCAAAAATCTGATTAGACGTTAGAGCAACCTCAGCGGTATAGATAACCATTTGAGGTTCTGAATGctaaaatattatcattttctaaatattgtaatttttttaaagttttttttctagaaATTGCTCAATTAAGAACACATATTTGTGTTCATAAGTTCTGTTTTAGGAAATTCTCATGTTTCTCTTTCCTacatttacattatttttattttttgttagatatccCACTAAAAATATGGCTTTAGGCCATCATTATCGTATCATTATCGCAAAGTTTTAATAGGAGTTTTTAGTACATTTTTAATGAAGAACCCCACCAAAAGATTAATAAATAGTCTCAGAAAGCCCAAAATAAGAACCGAATTTGTATAGGTTTTTGTATTGTTCACAAACTCCACCAACACGTGGAGACCTGCGATTGATGcgcttttaatttttgtaagaaACCCTTTCACGGTTTCAGGGATAATGATGGCTTTAGAATATAGATATCTaaattggatatccgaaccgtaactattgatattttattacaaattttattaGATAATTGTAATTTAATTAAAACCAGAAAATAAAACCAACAAAATAATTGACAGGTATACAATTAAGATTTAAAACCGGTTccaaaaaattgtgtgtttaatATACTCTAACTGTTTCTTTCACTTACTTTCTTTTTTACTAATAATATAGTTTTGATAAAAAACCTTTTATTCGTTCCCCTCTTAAAGACGATGCTCGTAGAAtccaaaaatctgaaaaatataaatccgAATGAATATCTCAATAGCTAAGACATAACTGGGCTGTAGCTGAAATGGGCTGAATAGGCACCTTAGAGCAAGATTATCGCCGTCCTTATGGACATATCTTAGCATAataatcatttaatttaaatcaataataaagaaaaaggaGAGTGACGTTTGCTAATTAAGAAGTTTTTATGCTAGTCCTTAAGTGCACGTGTCAGCCTCTGAAAGGAAGACCGAATCTTATTACGGTCTTTCTCGTTTTCATCGTCTCCCTCTTCTCTCCCGATCTGTTGTCGCTCAATCCACACCGCTCTGTCCTCATATACAAACCTTCTCCGCCGCTTCCAATCAAAACCAGGTATGTGTTCCTCCTCGGTCTTCTGTTTTCAGAGTTGGATGAATTTTTTGTCATTCTCGATCAATTTTCTCTGTTTCGGGGATTGGTTGGATTTTGTTGTGACTATTTGATTGTATGCTTTGTGTAATCTGATTGAATGGTTGGTGTTTGAGTAAATTAGATTGAAAATTAGGATAGATATAGGGAattgagcaaaaaaaaattatttaagaatcCTTTGTGTAATCTGGTTTTGTTCTTGTAAATTGATGATAATAAAATCGTACTCGATGCTGATTTGAAAGGATTTGTTCATGTTGTTGGTTTCGTATCTGGTTATACGAGTAGAAGGTAGCTTCGTCTGTGTTCGTTCTCTTTGTGATTTTCTTTGGGATACAATGGGTTTATCATCTACAATGACGTTGTCCAAGCACTTCTACACTGAAGTTGTTTACAACGATCAAGGAGGGAAACCTCAAATGCGCTGGCGTAAGATCCACCAGGATACCTTCGAATATCTGGTGTCAATGAGAGGTTTAAATCTGGTGTCAATGAGGTTATCTTTCTTTACCAATTGCGTTGACTAGTATTCGTTGTTGATGATATAAAGAAtcggttttgtttgtttttctggACAGCTTTCCTCTAACGATCAGGTTGGTGAAGAGTTGACTCAGTCCGGCGTGAATGTAACGTGCAGAATGTGCTTCTGGGGAGAAAGCCAAGGAAGTGAGAGAGCAAGGAGGATGCTTTCTTGTAAAAGCTGTGGTAAGAAGTACCATAAGAATTGTGTAAAGTCTTGGGCTCAACATAGAGGTACTTTCATTTGATTCGTTTCTGTGTCCTACTTTCTCTTGCTTGGTAAGGCTTTTGAAGTCTATAATTGTTGTAAATTGCAGATTTGTTTCATTGGAGTTTATGGAGATGTTTAATGGTTTGCGTTTGTTAGATTACTTGTCGTTTGTTAGATTCGCCGATGATATGATTACCGTTTGTTGTAATTTTTGATCTATTTTCATGAATAAGAACACCCATTTGCACATTCATTAGAGACAACAAGAAGTCTTACCAATAATCTACAGTTTTGAAATTGTCTCTTACTTTTATCTCTTAATATAAAATAAGCTAAGGATTTAAAAATTAGTCCTACTAATAATGTTGCTCTTATACCATAAGGTGTCGATATCGACTGTCGGCACAATAGAATATAGTAATGTCGGCTTTGTTGTAATATTACAGTTTCGTAATTATGATTGGATGACTCAAGCATAAAGAACAGAACAAGTCTTGCTGATGGACACGTGTCGGTTGCGTCCTAAACGCGCTCTTACAAACTTAGTATTAACGTAAAACAACAATAGGAGAAGATAGATAGATAGTCGGAGGAGCTAAAAGAAATCAAAATTAGGGCTAAACTTTTGCCggaatctaaaaaaaaataactttaatatGGCGAGGACGGGCACCGCGAAGAACGGGGCGGGGCAATTCTTCCTAGCGACGCTGCTTCTATGGCTAGTCTCCGTCGTCTTTGAGATTGCATTCAACCTAAGAACAGAGCTTCTCTGGGTGATTGGCGGCGGCTGCTTCTTTCAATTGGTGAATTGTTTCGTTCGCTCTTACCTCTCTCGTGACCCTCTCTTCGTTAACACCTCCGTCTCCCTTCTACACTCAATCATCACCTCCGCCTCAGGTCTCCTCTCTCTTGCTCTCTTCGCCGTGTCTTATGTGTATTAATGATTTTGCAATCGCTTGTAGTGGTTTTCATTCTGGTGAACCAATGCTTAGCCAAAGGTGTAGACGAGATGTTCGATCATTCGGAGCTCGTTGGTGGGAGTTGGAGATGGGCGTACCAAGCTTTGTGTTTCTCTTGCGGCTACTTTGCTTATGACCAATGGGATATGCTTCAGTACCGCTTATACAGCGGCTTGATCCCTTCCATTCTCGTTCACCATCTCGTCCTCCTCGTTTGCTTCACTTTGGCTCTTTACCGTAACGTTACCATCAACTACCTCATCCTCACTCTCATTTGCGAGATGCATTCCATCTTTCTGCACGTGAGGAAGCTGAGGAGGATGGCGGGAATCCGAGACAGCAACACGGCGTTGGTGAAACTCGAGTGGGTATTAAACTGGACGGCCTTTTTGTTTGCCAGATGCGTTCCTCACATTCTCATCACTGTCAAGCTGATCAAAGACGCCCACAAGTTTGGGAGAGGCCTGGAGTGGCCGCTCGCTCTGTTTGGTATGGCTGGAATGAATATACTCAATGTGGGTCTTGGGATGGATCTCTTCCATGCTTTTAGAAGAGAGAGAAGCAACCGAAGAAATCAAGAGAAGAGCAACCATTTAGAATGATTAGCCAGTTTCGGAAGCCATCATCAACTGAATCCAAGGTTTATTGTAATACACATTACACActcttgtgtttttctttttatgagGCTTTGCTACTATGTCCTATTAGCTTTCAGATTTTTGCATGTACTATAAGGAAAAACTACATGTAAATGTTATTTGTTGATCatttttttacgtgccataagaAAATCAGAATCTGAAAACTATGGTAGTAAAACCTGCGGCTAAACAGCAGATTGACCTACCAACTTCAAGAACAAATTGCTCGAGGACGAGATGGTGATGTTTTTGCTTCATTGGCTAGTTTAAGCTCCTTTTTTTATCTCTTCCCATTTTATGTCAACTCTGAGCTCATTTTCTTCACAACATTTAGTTTTCACTTTGGTGCTCATCCTTTTCTCTGTCTACCTTCTCCAACTTCTCCTTTAAGCTCAGTTCATTCAGTCTTAGAGTTTATAGCGTCTTAGGCAGAGCCACAAGACGTTCCATCTCAAAGATATCATCCATGATATCTACTTCTGTAGAAGAGTTAGTCCCCTAAAGGCTTTCTATCACTGACTTTTTCAATCTCGAGTTGATTTAGCTCACAAGTCAATGCTGATGATCCCTATGAGCCAGAGAAAATCCACTCCCTTCCTTCATCTGAGTGACTATCTGAAGACATATTAGATGGTAGTGATGATCCTTTAGCCAGATTCATGCTCTCAGCTTCGAGTTTTCCCACCTTCTTTATACTAGCAGCATATATTGTCTTAGGTGTTGATACGTAAATAACAAAGGGCCTAAGTGTCATATTCATACAAATGCAATGAAAAGTACACATATACATGTATAATATGCACATATCGTCAGATAATAAATTGGATAAGTGTTGTTGTCGAAGTAGTTCCGAGTATTAAGTATTTACGTCATGCTCTTTAGTTCAAGACACTGAAATTTGAATCCCACATGTTAGTTGTCACTCATGAATCAtgactaatatttaaatatatgtttagGCCATGCATTATTCATGCAACATCAGATTATAAGTCGTAACATGCCAATTATCCTCAACATCAGATAACTACATGCGTCCACCAATTAGGGCTGGGCACTCGCTATTTTGCATGTATTTGCTATTTGTCTTGCCTTGCACAcgaataataatttttttttgatttttattttacttgttAAAAACTAGTACTTGCTATTTTGAATACTTATCAAAAACGAATTACTTGCAAGTTACTTGCTCCGCTCTATTACTTTCTATTTACGATCACTTTGAACTATTTACGAGTATTTGTGAACTATTTACGAGTTTTTTTGAGTATTTAAGAATTACTTACTTTGTTTTGTTATTCTTTAAGTAAATAACATGTGAATTactttaaacaaaatatttattcatattataatgaaaacaaataaaaaatatacaaatatttcaatatataagCATTGTATAATTTTCACGATGGCTAACATGTCTTCTCTAAGCAAGTAACAAGTAATAACAAACCATACAtctaaattttaatagtttttaccATTTAATATTTGACGAGATgacgacaaatatttaaaaattaagacaGATACAAAACAAGTAACAAGTATAAAAAGAATAATGAGTATTTTTGTCCAATCCTAAAtgcaagtaaaagaaaaaataaatatgaacaAGTATTTTATAGATCATGTAACAAATACTAAGTAACATGGCAAGTAACGAATCAagtactaaaaataataatgatactTGATATTTGACTTGGTTTcgcaaataataaaaattgtcGATTTGTTACTTGCCTTAAAAACAACGAGTACTTGAATTTTTGAGACGGATACAAGTTAAGTAGCGAGTTTAAAACGAGTAACGAGTAATGATGTCCGGCCCTATCACCAATGGGGCTACGTCCTGACCAAAAATCCTTGCCTTGCAAATTTTGCATTAGAATTATTTTTGTACGTGGTAACTAATTGCAAGGACTTATGGATCAATCCAAATGatatattttctcaaaattgtCATTAACTgttcaaaataattatgttagGTAAACAGGGAATAGGTGCGTGGTCCTGCTTCGGGTTTTGAATACGATCATCTATAAAAATGGTCCCGTTTCTAACCATACAGCTAGCCAACGCTCTCGACAAAAGAAACCCAAATTTACAAAATTCATGCAAAAATCACtcttaatttgaaaaaaaaacaatccccATGTGCTAAGTAGGTCTCAAGACGATGGCTAATTATCCTGTTTATCATAATCACCATATTTTCGATCattctttttcgtttttctcCATTATCTAGTTCTGTTGTATTTGGTTGGAGACCTGTTAATTTCTTGGTGGACTCTTCAATGGTTTACTAGAACTTGTTTCAAGTTTCGATCTGAATAAATAGAAATACTCTTGATCCCAAAAAATAACATTCAGTCACTAAACATCTAGCTCTTCTGCTCtactttttaaataatagtttgaatattatgaaaactgaaaaagatgcaaaaaaagaaaagtacaCAGAACAAACAAATGGACTCGTCGTTCAATCAACCTAAAAATTAGGTTTTCTCTCGCATCAGTCCTACCACATTGATAAAATTCTTATATAGTTTCTTGGGGGGAGTCACATTGCTTGATCTTAGAAACAAACTAAAGCAACTTTTTCTCTTGAGTGGTCACCTCACAACACAATAAAGATCATATTTCAAAATCAACATTGTCAGATGAATCTACTATTGAGTTTACATTTTAACCTATTTCGTTTCTAATCAACATGAACCTGGTAAACTTAGGTAACATATGAAATGACAATTCTCCAACATAAACCGATGTCCTATAATTATCTCACAAATTCagctataatattttataagaaaagaCTTTTGATTTAGTATACAATGTATACAACAGAGACAACTATAAGACAATGTGAATGGGGCAAGGCGTTGGGGTCCTTTTTGTGCTACAATGTTTCCCACTATTGTGAACAACCTAACATGGACTCTTCTTGCATCAAAATTGTACTActctcatttatttattttataaattgagaaaaaggaaactaaaggTGAGCACTAAAAGTCGTGGTGTCTTAGGTGCAGGAGGTCGAGATTATCGCGTGGCGGGCTATGGGCAGCAGCGACTATTTCCGATCATTGGCCTCTACTAAGTCTTAAAATTTGCTAAGTTAATTCTCTTATGGCTCTTGGGCAGTTGGTAGTCTTTTATAGATTAAGTTTCGGCTTGGatccttttgttttgtttgccgTAAGTTGCCCCGGTGTGGGTTCTAGTTGCCGCCTTCATGTGGGCTTTTGTGTCTGGGGATTGTTCATGCATCCGCCGGTTTATGTATTGAATCATGTATGTTTCTTTTGAATGATAAGTACTT
This genomic window contains:
- the LOC103873021 gene encoding acetyltransferase At1g77540, which gives rise to MATENKPKIEWNEGRHRFETEDHEAFIEYKMMNNGTVMDLVRTYVPSSKGGLGLASHLCVAAFEHASSRSFSIVPTCSYVSETFLPRNPSWKHLVYTEESKLLKSSI
- the LOC103873023 gene encoding BTB/POZ domain-containing protein At1g21780 encodes the protein MGDTKVETISRLAQWRIENFGPCSFKKSDPFKVGIWNWHLSIERNRYLSVRLFPELSRVSKEQPPIAKFVLRVSNVGPNRRLYISPVYEKLLRTTDDCVWHVDSSFHGRFTIDVEFLDLKTCPLNGGEASPVWPTDTTMQSISTQTTLKCLSRMLEENILSDVTIHTSGGTLSAHKAILSSSSNVFKSMFHHDLKEKESSTIHIDDMSRESCMALLSYLYGNITQEDFWKHRLALLGAANKYDITDLKAACEESLMEDINSGNVLERLQEAWLYQLEKLKKGCLMYLFDFGKIYDVREEISGFFRQADRELMLEMFQEVLSVWKPV
- the LOC103873024 gene encoding TLC domain-containing protein 2, yielding MARTGTAKNGAGQFFLATLLLWLVSVVFEIAFNLRTELLWVIGGGCFFQLVNCFVRSYLSRDPLFVNTSVSLLHSIITSASVVFILVNQCLAKGVDEMFDHSELVGGSWRWAYQALCFSCGYFAYDQWDMLQYRLYSGLIPSILVHHLVLLVCFTLALYRNVTINYLILTLICEMHSIFLHVRKLRRMAGIRDSNTALVKLEWVLNWTAFLFARCVPHILITVKLIKDAHKFGRGLEWPLALFGMAGMNILNVGLGMDLFHAFRRERSNRRNQEKSNHLE